One segment of Carya illinoinensis cultivar Pawnee chromosome 1, C.illinoinensisPawnee_v1, whole genome shotgun sequence DNA contains the following:
- the LOC122302800 gene encoding monothiol glutaredoxin-S10-like: protein MDCIVKIASQKAVVIFSKSSCCMCHAIKRLFYEQGVSPAIFELDEDSRGKEMEWALTRLGCNPSVPAVFIGGKFVGSANTVMTLHLNGNLKKMLKEAGAIWL, encoded by the coding sequence ATGGATTGCATTGTTAAAATTGCATCGCAAAAAGCAGTGGTGATCTTCAGCAAGAGCTCGTGCTGCATGTGCCATGCAATTAAAAGGCTGTTTTACGAGCAAGGAGTGAGCCCGGCAATTTTCGAACTTGATGAGGACTCGAGAGGGAAGGAAATGGAGTGGGCACTCACGCGGCTAGGATGCAACCCCTCAGTTCCGGCAGTGTTCATTGGGGGTAAATTCGTGGGCTCTGCTAACACTGTCATGACACTTCATCTCAATGGCAATCTAAAGAAAATGCTCAAAGAAGCCGGAGCTATTTGGCTCTGA